The sequence CAGCCAGACCGCGGCGTTCAGCCCGATAAGGACGTACGACGTCAGCGCGGGGTTGTCCGAACGCTTGCCGCCGTACGGCGTCTGTCCGGTCCGCGTCTGCTTGCGGCCCTCGGCGACGCAGGCGGGGCACTGGAACCCGACCGATGCCTCGTGCATGCAGTCCGGGCAGATCGAGCGATCGCACCGCTGGCAGCGGATGTAGCACTCGCGGTCGGGGTGCCGATAGCAGGTCGGCACCCCGCCGGACGGTTCGGACATGGCTGGTCAGACGGGGTGGGTCAGTTGACCTCGACCGACTCGATGACGACCGGGTCGATCGGCTTGTCCATCGCACCGGTGGGCACGGCGGCGATCGCGTCGACGACGTCGCGGCTGGCCTGGTCGGCGACCTCACCGAAGATGGTGTGGCGGCCGGTCAGGTGCGGCGTCTGGGCGACGGTGATGAAGAACTGCGAGCCGTTGGTGCCCGGGCCGGCGTTGGCCATGGCGAGCAGGTAGGGCTTGGTGAAGGCGAGCTCGGGGTGGATCTCGTCCTTGAACTTGTAGCCGGGGCCGCCGGTGCCCTGGCCGAGGGGGCAGCCGCCCTGGATCATGAAGCCGGAGATGATCCGGTGGAAGATCAGGCCGTCGTAGAACTTCTCGCCCGAGCGGCCGGCGTCGTCGGTGTAGTCCTTCTCGCCGGTCGCGAGGCCGGTGAAGTTGGCGACCGTCTCCGGCGCGTGGTTGGGGAAGAGGTCGACGGTGACGTCGCCCTTGTTGGTCTTGAAGGTGGCCTGCTGGTTCGCCATGCCGAGGTGCCTCACGCTCTGTCAGGATCCGACCCCGGACGGGGCCGCGGTGTCGTTCGCTGTCGTCGCGATCCTACGGGTCTCGGCCTGATCGGCGGGCGGGCGGTCGCCTGTGGATGGTAGACATGGAACAGTACGGCTTGAGACGCCAGGCCACCTCGGACGTGGAAGGAACCACCACGATGCTGCGCAAGAAGAAGACGTTCGCCGACGAGGCCCGTGAGTGGGCGGAGGACGCCCGCGACTGGGCCGAGGACGTCGTGGAGACCATGCGCCCCCACGTGGAGTCGGCGCGCGAAGCCATGGACGACTTCGTGCACGACCGCGCGGTCCCCGCGCTGCAGGACGCCCGTGACAACGCCCAGCCCTACATCGCTGCCGGCGCGGCCAGCCTGGCCGAGCACGCCGAGCACGCGGCCGAGGTGGCGCAGGAGCGTGCGGACCAGCTGGCCGACCAGGTCGCGGAGGCGGCCGGTCGCCCGCGCAAGAAGAAGCGCTCCAAGTTCAAGATCGCACTCGTCGTGGGCGCGGTCGGCGGTGCGGCGGCGTACGCCGCGAAGAAGTTCGGCGGCAGCTCCAGCGCCGCGCAGGACGCCTGGACCCCGCCGACGCCGCCCGCCCCGGTGCAGTCCTCCCCGGGTGCGCCGCCGACCGACATGGCCGAGGAGAGCCTCGGCGAGGAGGCCCAGGACAAGGGTTCTGAGGCCAAGGACGGCCAGAAGCCGGACCCGCTGAGCGACCCGATCCCGCCGGAGGACAAGCCCTGATCCAGGGCGAGTCGCTTCGCTCCGACCCGCCCGTCATCATGGAGGCATGACGGGCGGGGAGGAACGGGTCCGACGGCTGGTGGTGCTGGCCGCGATCACGTTCGCGTACGCCGTCGCGCTCGGACTCGTCTACGTCCTCACCGTCCGCACCGACCTGGGCCGCGCCTTCGAGGACGCCGCCCTGCGCGGTGCGGTCCTGACCAGTGTGGCCGAGGCCGCCGACGTCGTCCTCGACATCGTCTCGGTCGGTTCCCTCTTCGGCGCGCTGGCCGTCGTCGCCCTCATCGCGCTGGTGCGCCTCGCCCGGGTCCCGGGCCTCGCCGCCGTCGGCATCATGGTCGGCGCGAACCTCAGCACGCTCGTGCTCAAGGAGGCGCTGCTCTCCCGCCCCGACGTGGGCCTGGAGGAGTACGCGCCCGTCACGCTCAACAGCCTCCCGGGCGGCCACAGCACGGCGGTCCTCTCCGCGCTCGCCGCCGTGCTCTTCGTGCTGCCGCACCGGCTGCGGCTGCCGGTCGCGACGGCCGGCGGTGCGCTGGTCTTCCTGACCGCGGTCGCCACCATGTCGGCCGGCTGGCACCGCGCCGGCGACTCGGTGGCGGCGTTCCTGGTGGTCGGCGGCTGGACGGCGCTGGCAGCGACGGTGGTGGTCGCGGTCTCGGAGGAGCCGACGCACGCGCCCGCGCGGTCGTCGTACGCCGCCCGCTGGCTGGGGGCGGCCACGGCCGGTGCGCTCGCGCTGGGCCTGGTGGTGGCACTGACGCTGGATGCGGCGGCCGCGTTCCGCGACAGTGCACTCGGCCAGACGGTGGCGTTCCTGGCGGCGACGCTCGTGGTGCTCGGTGCGCTGGCGGGCGTGCTGCTGGTGACGCTGCGGGTGCTGGAGATGATGGAGTCCGCGGCCGGCGCCTCGCCGGTGCCGACCGGCTCCGGACGCCGCTGAGCCTCGGTCCGATGCCGCGGCCCAGCGGCCGCGAAACATCACCCAAGCAGGGGATGGGGAGCCCTCGTCGTCGCACTAGGTTCGAGGAGCGACCGCGTCGCGGACGCATCCACTCGAGGAGGGGTCATGGACACTCGCACCATCGCCATCGCAGCGTTGATCATCGCGGTGCTGCTGGTCATCGTGTTGTTCGTCGTGTGAGGACACGGCGTCGCGACGCCCGCGCATCGCGACGCCCGTGCGCCTCCCGGGTGTGGCCGACGGGTCTAGGCTCGCGGCATGACTGCCATCGATGTGGGTCGCCCCGTGGAGGGCGACATCTTGGACCTCATCCTCGACGACCACCGCCTCTTCGAGGTCATGCTGCGCCAGCTGCGTGACGCGACCGCCGACCGCGACGCGGTCCGCAGGGCCTTCGCCGACGTGCTGATCGCGCACGGCGAGGCCGAGGAGGAGGTCGTCTACCCCAAGTTGCGGCGCAAGGCCGAGGACATCGGCGAGCACGAGGTGCACCACGGCCACGAGGAGCACGCCGAGGGCAACGAGGCGCTGCTGCAGGTGATGGAGCTCAAGGGCACCGACACCGAGTCCTTCGACGAGGCGGTGGAGAAGCTGAGCAACCTGGTCGCGCACCACCTCGCCGAGGAGGAGTTGAGCATCATCAACCCGGCACGGGCCGAGGTCGGGCCGCGGGTCCGCAGTGACCTGGGCAAGCAGTGGGCGGCGCGGCGCAACGAGCTGCTCGACGCCAACTGCGGCTCACTGGAGAACCTGCGTCGCATCGTGAAGCAGGCCGACCGCGAGGGCCTGCTCGACGACGACTGAGTGCGAGGAGCCCTTGCGGAGGTACGCCGACCTCAGCCGACGGGGGTCACTCCTCCCGCGGGGAGGCTCCGACGAGCTCGGGGTTCTCCTCGCGGAGCTGGCGGGCGGCCTGCCGCTCGACGTAGAAGATCAGGCCGGGCACGAGGCCGGCGACCATCAGCAGCAGGAACCGGCTCAACGGCCACAGTGCCTTCTGGGTGAGCACGAACGCGACGACGACGTAGACGATGTAGATCCAGCCGTGGATCATCCAGATCCAGTCGAAGTCCTCGCCGAGGCGCTGCACGGAGCTGCCCTCGGCGAAGCCGTACTTGGCGATCGCGTCGAGCGTGCCGGCCACGAGGAGCACGCCGACGACCATCGCGAGTGCTTGGTAGGTGCGGAACAGGCTCACGTCCAGAACCTAGCGCTCGGCCGGTCGCGGGGCGGCATCGGTGTCCTCGTCGGCTGCGTCACCCTCGGGCCGGTCAGCCTCGGCCGCGGCGGCTGCCACGGCGAGGTCGCGGGCGCGCTCGTCGCGGACGTAGCGCCACCACACGAACCCGGCGAACCCGGCGAAGACGAACCACTCGATCGCGTAGAGCAGGTTGCGCAGCGCGGTGAAGCGGTCGACCTGCGGGAGCTGGTCCAGCGTGGCCTCGGTCATCTCGGCCGAGGCGGTGTTCTGCTCGCCGCCCTCGAGGGTGCGGGCGTTGTCGAGGACGACGTAGGCGGCGTACAGGTCGCCGGGGGTGCGCTGCACGAGGTCGGCGACCCGCAGCTGCGGGAGTACGTCGTCGGTCGGGTCGTCGTCGATGGCGCCGGTGCCCTCCGAGGGCTGGAGCCAGCCGACGACCTCGGCGGTGCCGGTCGGCGGTGGGGTCGGTTCCTCGTCGGGCGCGACCCAGCCGCGGACGACGGGGACGGCGGGGTCGTCGCGGTCGCCGGTGGTGAGCGGGGTGACGACCCAGCGGCCGACCTGCCCGCCGCCGGTCTCGCGGCCGTCGATGAGGACGGTGCTGTCGGGCAGCCAGGTGCCGTCGATGCGGACGGGCTGGCCGACGCTCTGCCCGGGGAACGGGTCGTCGGGCCCGAGCACGGAGGACAACGCGACCGGGTCGCGCTGGGTGAGGTCGACCTGCTCGGCGTCGCGGCGTACCTGCCAGGCGTCCCACTGCCACACGCCGAACCCGACCGCGATCGCCATGCACACCAGCGCCAGCAGGTGCGCTCCCACCATCCGGGGCGTCCACCAACCGCGTGCACTCACCCGCTCAGCCTACGAAGCCACCCCGTACGCCGCCGCATTCGCCCGGGCGTGACCTTCGCCCGGTCGCCGGGCGGGTGTCGTCGCTGGTCCGCCCGGTCTCGAGGCTCGTCGCTGGTTCGCCCGGTCTCGAGGCTCGTCGCTGGCGCTCCTCGCACCTCGACCACCAAGGGGTCGGCCCCCTTTGTTGGTCGAGCCGACGCCGTGAGGGACGAGCGGCGGCGTGTCGAGACCCCCGCACCCGCTCCTCGCACCTCGACCACCAAGGGGACCGGCTCGTTGGCCCGACCGGCCTTGGTGGTCGAGCCGACGCCGCGAGGGACGAGCGGCGGCGTGTCGAGACCTCCGCAGCCGCTACGCCGACCGCACCCCACGCGCCCGCACCAGATCCAAGGCCATGGCGACGTACCGGTCGGCGACGTCCTCGGGGGTCAGTCCGCCGGAGGGGCGGTACCACTGGGCGACGCCGGTGCACATGGTGACGAGCGCGCGGGCAGTGTCCTCGGGGTGGTCGAGGGCGAAGTCGCCGGACTCGCACCCGGCGGTGACGATG comes from Nocardioides panacisoli and encodes:
- a CDS encoding peptidylprolyl isomerase, which translates into the protein MANQQATFKTNKGDVTVDLFPNHAPETVANFTGLATGEKDYTDDAGRSGEKFYDGLIFHRIISGFMIQGGCPLGQGTGGPGYKFKDEIHPELAFTKPYLLAMANAGPGTNGSQFFITVAQTPHLTGRHTIFGEVADQASRDVVDAIAAVPTGAMDKPIDPVVIESVEVN
- a CDS encoding phosphatase PAP2 family protein; translated protein: MTGGEERVRRLVVLAAITFAYAVALGLVYVLTVRTDLGRAFEDAALRGAVLTSVAEAADVVLDIVSVGSLFGALAVVALIALVRLARVPGLAAVGIMVGANLSTLVLKEALLSRPDVGLEEYAPVTLNSLPGGHSTAVLSALAAVLFVLPHRLRLPVATAGGALVFLTAVATMSAGWHRAGDSVAAFLVVGGWTALAATVVVAVSEEPTHAPARSSYAARWLGAATAGALALGLVVALTLDAAAAFRDSALGQTVAFLAATLVVLGALAGVLLVTLRVLEMMESAAGASPVPTGSGRR
- a CDS encoding hemerythrin domain-containing protein: MTAIDVGRPVEGDILDLILDDHRLFEVMLRQLRDATADRDAVRRAFADVLIAHGEAEEEVVYPKLRRKAEDIGEHEVHHGHEEHAEGNEALLQVMELKGTDTESFDEAVEKLSNLVAHHLAEEELSIINPARAEVGPRVRSDLGKQWAARRNELLDANCGSLENLRRIVKQADREGLLDDD
- a CDS encoding DUF3817 domain-containing protein, which codes for MSLFRTYQALAMVVGVLLVAGTLDAIAKYGFAEGSSVQRLGEDFDWIWMIHGWIYIVYVVVAFVLTQKALWPLSRFLLLMVAGLVPGLIFYVERQAARQLREENPELVGASPREE
- a CDS encoding SURF1 family protein, with translation MSARGWWTPRMVGAHLLALVCMAIAVGFGVWQWDAWQVRRDAEQVDLTQRDPVALSSVLGPDDPFPGQSVGQPVRIDGTWLPDSTVLIDGRETGGGQVGRWVVTPLTTGDRDDPAVPVVRGWVAPDEEPTPPPTGTAEVVGWLQPSEGTGAIDDDPTDDVLPQLRVADLVQRTPGDLYAAYVVLDNARTLEGGEQNTASAEMTEATLDQLPQVDRFTALRNLLYAIEWFVFAGFAGFVWWRYVRDERARDLAVAAAAAEADRPEGDAADEDTDAAPRPAER